The following are encoded together in the Patescibacteria group bacterium genome:
- a CDS encoding type II toxin-antitoxin system RelE/ParE family toxin, with translation MKDYIGSLDEKTQYEIYSFLQKFKNDYRFRQSPYCKKVFKDIFEIRIKARDCYRILYAFLYKDTVILLHIFKKKTNKIPKKDLKLAINRLKLYE, from the coding sequence ATTAAAGATTACATTGGTTCGTTAGATGAAAAAACACAGTATGAAATCTATTCTTTTTTGCAGAAATTTAAAAATGATTATCGTTTTAGACAAAGCCCCTATTGTAAAAAAGTTTTTAAAGATATTTTTGAAATTAGAATAAAAGCAAGAGATTGCTACAGAATATTATACGCGTTTTTATATAAGGATACTGTAATTCTGTTGCATATTTTTAAAAAGAAAACTAACAAAATACCTAAAAAAGATTTAAAATTAGCAATTAATAGATTAAAACTATATGAATAG